A part of Eubacterium sp. AB3007 genomic DNA contains:
- a CDS encoding iron-sulfur cluster assembly scaffold protein, giving the protein MIYTKEVENMCPVGRMDATHGPSPIPEEGKWVQVKEVSDISGLTHGIGWCAPQQGACKLTLNIKEGIIQEALIETIGCSGMTHSAAMAGEILVGKTVLEALNTDLVCDAINTAMRELFLQIVYGRSQSAFSEDGLAVGAGLEDLGKGTISQVGTIHSTELKGPRYLQLTEGYILEQGLDEENNIIGYKYINTGKMLEFIKNGDDPKDAIEKATGTYGRFDEAVKKIDPRKE; this is encoded by the coding sequence ATGATATATACAAAGGAAGTCGAGAACATGTGCCCGGTGGGCAGAATGGATGCGACTCATGGACCTTCGCCGATTCCGGAAGAAGGGAAATGGGTGCAGGTCAAGGAAGTAAGCGACATCTCCGGCCTGACCCATGGTATCGGCTGGTGTGCGCCACAGCAGGGTGCATGTAAGCTGACTCTTAACATCAAGGAGGGGATCATCCAGGAAGCGCTGATCGAGACCATCGGATGCTCTGGTATGACCCATTCCGCAGCCATGGCGGGAGAGATCCTGGTGGGGAAGACCGTGCTGGAGGCACTGAACACCGACCTGGTATGTGACGCCATCAACACTGCTATGAGAGAGTTGTTCCTGCAGATCGTCTACGGAAGATCTCAGTCCGCATTCTCAGAGGATGGTCTGGCAGTAGGCGCCGGTCTGGAGGACCTGGGCAAGGGCACTATCAGCCAGGTGGGTACCATCCACTCCACCGAACTGAAGGGACCGCGTTATCTGCAGCTGACAGAAGGATACATCCTGGAGCAGGGCCTGGACGAGGAGAACAACATCATCGGGTATAAGTACATCAATACCGGAAAGATGCTGGAGTTCATCAAAAACGGTGACGATCCAAAGGATGCCATCGAGAAGGCGACCGGCACCTATGGAAGATTCGACGAGGCGGTCAAGAAGATCGACCCGAGGAAGGAATAG
- a CDS encoding GGGtGRT protein, with translation MELFENYERRIDGINKVMAQYGIESLEEARKMCQDRGFDPYEIVKGVQTICFEDACWAYVLGAAIAIKKGATAAADAAKAIGEGLQAFCIPGSVADDRKVGIGHGNLASMLLDEDTECFAFLAGHESFAAAEGAIGIANSANKVRTKPLRVILNGLGKDAAKIISRINGFTYVQTEFDFFTGDLKIVEEKAYSNGDRAKVKCYGAFDVREGVAIMHHENVDVSITGNSTNPTRFQHPVAGTYKKERVLEGKKYFSVASGGGTGRTLHPDNMAAGPSSYGMTDTMGRMHSDAQFAGSSSVPAHVEMMGFIGMGNNPMVGASVATAVAVQEHCN, from the coding sequence ATGGAATTGTTCGAAAACTATGAAAGAAGAATAGACGGCATCAACAAGGTCATGGCACAGTACGGTATTGAGAGCCTGGAAGAGGCGCGCAAGATGTGTCAGGACAGGGGATTTGATCCCTACGAGATCGTGAAGGGCGTGCAGACGATCTGCTTTGAGGACGCTTGCTGGGCCTATGTGCTGGGCGCTGCCATCGCCATCAAGAAGGGCGCTACCGCAGCGGCTGACGCAGCCAAGGCGATCGGCGAGGGGCTGCAGGCATTCTGTATTCCCGGCAGTGTAGCAGACGATCGTAAGGTCGGTATCGGACACGGTAACCTGGCCTCCATGCTTCTGGATGAGGACACCGAGTGCTTCGCCTTCCTGGCAGGCCACGAGTCCTTCGCGGCGGCAGAGGGTGCCATCGGCATCGCCAACTCCGCCAACAAGGTCCGGACCAAGCCACTGAGAGTCATCCTGAACGGATTGGGCAAGGATGCCGCCAAGATCATCTCCAGGATCAACGGTTTCACCTATGTGCAGACAGAGTTCGACTTCTTCACAGGCGATCTGAAGATCGTGGAGGAGAAGGCGTACTCCAACGGAGACCGGGCGAAGGTCAAGTGCTACGGCGCGTTCGACGTGAGAGAAGGCGTGGCGATCATGCACCATGAGAACGTGGATGTTTCCATCACCGGAAATTCCACCAATCCAACCCGTTTCCAGCACCCGGTAGCGGGTACATATAAGAAGGAGAGAGTCCTTGAGGGCAAGAAATACTTCTCCGTGGCATCCGGTGGCGGCACCGGAAGGACCTTGCATCCGGACAACATGGCAGCAGGACCTTCTTCTTACGGCATGACCGACACCATGGGCAGAATGCACTCTGACGCGCAGTTCGCCGGCAGTTCCTCCGTCCCCGCGCATGTGGAGATGATGGGCTTCATCGGCATGGGCAACAACCCGATGGTAGGTGCCAGCGTGGCTACCGCCGTCGCTGTGCAGGAACACTGCAATTAA
- a CDS encoding ATP phosphoribosyltransferase regulatory subunit produces MKIDRNRMTREEKTQLELHSLYQKYGYSRFKMGKFEDYDLYVRNRDFIAQESIITFSDRSGKLLALKPDLTLSIVKNYRYQPGITQKVYYSENIYRASKVDGSYRELTQTGLECMGDVGLYDTFEVTMMALKSLSAISSDYVLEISHMGVLADLLSNLEEGLQARLLKLIGEKNSHDLERVCQEEGVALELVEALKTVVNTYGDYRKVLKKFSTLPLGERGKEALQQLSDVVGLLSSYRMTSKVNLDFSIVNDLTYYSGILFKGYIAGIPQAVLSGGRYDTLMGYMGKKGGAIGFGVYLDELDRLDPGSRDYDVDVLFQYTLEDDLRLMYKVIRELIHGGQTVLAEKEIPEKLKYRKRIRLEGNEVITVEEYD; encoded by the coding sequence ATGAAAATCGATAGAAACAGAATGACGAGAGAGGAGAAGACGCAGCTGGAGCTTCACTCCCTCTACCAGAAATACGGTTACTCCAGGTTCAAGATGGGCAAGTTCGAGGACTATGATCTGTATGTACGGAACCGGGACTTCATTGCGCAGGAAAGCATCATCACCTTCAGCGATCGTAGTGGCAAACTGCTGGCGCTGAAACCGGATCTGACGCTCTCCATCGTCAAAAACTACCGCTATCAGCCTGGAATCACCCAGAAGGTTTACTACAGCGAGAACATCTACCGGGCATCCAAGGTGGACGGCTCTTACCGGGAGTTGACCCAGACAGGGCTGGAGTGCATGGGAGATGTAGGACTTTATGACACCTTTGAGGTGACCATGATGGCCCTGAAGAGTCTGTCCGCCATCAGCAGCGACTACGTGCTGGAGATCTCGCATATGGGCGTTCTGGCAGATCTGCTCAGCAATCTTGAGGAAGGTCTGCAGGCACGGCTTCTCAAGTTGATCGGTGAGAAGAACAGCCATGATCTGGAGCGAGTTTGCCAGGAAGAGGGCGTGGCTCTGGAACTTGTGGAAGCGTTGAAGACAGTAGTCAATACCTACGGGGATTACAGAAAGGTCCTGAAGAAATTCAGTACCCTGCCTCTGGGAGAACGGGGGAAGGAGGCGCTGCAGCAGCTGTCCGATGTAGTGGGGTTGCTGTCCAGTTATCGGATGACCTCCAAGGTCAATCTGGACTTCTCCATCGTCAACGATCTCACTTACTATAGTGGTATCCTATTCAAGGGATATATCGCAGGGATCCCACAGGCTGTCCTTTCCGGCGGCCGTTATGACACACTCATGGGCTACATGGGCAAGAAGGGTGGAGCCATCGGGTTCGGTGTCTATCTGGATGAGTTGGATAGATTGGATCCGGGGAGCCGGGATTACGATGTGGACGTGCTCTTTCAGTACACCCTGGAGGATGATCTGCGCCTGATGTACAAAGTCATACGAGAACTGATTCACGGCGGGCAGACTGTTTTGGCAGAGAAAGAGATCCCGGAGAAACTCAAGTACAGAAAACGCATCAGATTAGAAGGAAATGAGGTCATCACGGTTGAAGAATATGATTAA
- the hisG gene encoding ATP phosphoribosyltransferase, producing the protein MINVALPKGRLGKKVYKMFEEAGYDCPELLEDNRKLIFENEEKGIRFFWVKPSDVTIYVERGAADIGIAGKDILLEYRPDVFEVLDLQMGKCRMAVAAPKGFRYNPERTLRVATKFPGIARSFYGEKNRDIDIINLHGSIELAPIVGLADVIVDIVETGKTLKENELEVIDTVVPISARLIVNKSGFRFKTKAIESIRDALASAVEGGNHE; encoded by the coding sequence ATGATTAACGTAGCGCTGCCGAAGGGCAGACTTGGCAAGAAAGTATATAAGATGTTCGAGGAGGCCGGTTACGATTGTCCAGAGCTTCTGGAGGATAATCGTAAGCTGATCTTCGAAAACGAGGAGAAGGGGATCCGATTCTTCTGGGTCAAACCCAGCGATGTGACCATCTACGTTGAGCGAGGCGCCGCAGACATTGGAATCGCGGGCAAAGACATTTTGCTGGAATACCGGCCGGATGTGTTCGAGGTGCTGGACCTGCAGATGGGAAAATGCCGCATGGCAGTTGCTGCCCCAAAAGGCTTCCGCTACAACCCGGAGAGGACGCTTCGGGTGGCCACCAAGTTCCCGGGAATCGCCCGCAGCTTTTATGGAGAGAAGAACCGGGACATCGATATCATCAATCTCCACGGGAGCATAGAACTGGCCCCAATCGTAGGTCTGGCGGACGTGATCGTGGATATCGTTGAGACTGGGAAGACTCTGAAGGAGAACGAACTGGAAGTCATCGATACCGTGGTGCCCATCAGCGCCCGGCTCATCGTCAACAAGTCCGGGTTCCGCTTCAAGACCAAGGCCATCGAGTCTATCCGGGATGCCCTGGCCAGCGCAGTGGAAGGAGGAAACCATGAGTAG
- the hisC gene encoding histidinol-phosphate transaminase produces the protein MSRFLHSRFLALDAYTPGEQPKDTVYTKLNTNESPYPPGPRTVEAVQDAQRARSLRLYCDPDATALKDALAERYDTSRSNVFVSNGSDDILNFAFMAFGEQGVKYPAISYGFYPVFSQLHGLAEHRIPLKEDFSIDPAEYAGNDALVVIANPNAPTGIPLELEQIREILEENPDQVVVIDEAYIDFGGVSCVPLTKEYENLLVVQTFSKSRSLAGARLGYAIAAASLIADLETIKYSTNPYNVNTVSAAAGCAALSEESYYQENCRKIQETRERAAARLSELGFRVIPSVSNFLFVSTDRIGGKELYEKLKDRHILIRHFDNPAISEYNRITIGTDEEMEILFAGIEEILGKEWV, from the coding sequence ATGAGTAGATTCCTTCACAGCCGTTTTTTGGCTCTGGATGCGTATACACCAGGAGAGCAGCCCAAGGATACGGTCTATACCAAACTGAACACCAACGAGTCACCTTACCCGCCTGGTCCCAGGACCGTGGAGGCTGTACAGGATGCCCAACGAGCCAGGAGCCTGCGGCTCTACTGTGATCCGGATGCTACCGCTTTGAAGGATGCTCTGGCAGAACGTTACGACACATCGCGAAGCAACGTGTTCGTATCCAACGGATCCGATGATATCCTGAACTTCGCGTTCATGGCCTTCGGAGAGCAGGGGGTGAAATACCCGGCGATCTCCTATGGATTCTATCCGGTATTCTCCCAGTTGCACGGTCTTGCGGAACACAGGATCCCGCTGAAGGAAGATTTCTCCATTGATCCTGCGGAGTACGCGGGGAACGATGCGCTGGTCGTCATCGCCAACCCCAATGCTCCGACGGGCATTCCTCTGGAGCTTGAGCAGATCCGGGAGATCCTGGAAGAGAATCCGGATCAGGTGGTGGTCATCGATGAAGCCTACATTGATTTTGGCGGAGTCTCCTGCGTCCCTCTCACAAAAGAATACGAGAACCTTCTGGTGGTCCAGACCTTCTCTAAATCCAGAAGTCTGGCGGGAGCTCGGCTGGGGTATGCCATTGCGGCGGCCTCTCTGATCGCAGATCTGGAAACCATCAAATACTCCACCAACCCTTACAATGTCAATACCGTGTCGGCAGCAGCGGGGTGTGCGGCTTTGTCCGAGGAGTCCTATTATCAGGAGAACTGCCGAAAGATCCAGGAGACCCGTGAGAGGGCGGCTGCGCGGCTTTCGGAACTGGGATTTCGTGTGATCCCCTCGGTTTCTAACTTCCTGTTCGTAAGCACAGATAGGATCGGCGGGAAGGAACTCTATGAGAAACTGAAAGATCGTCATATACTCATAAGACACTTTGACAATCCGGCCATCAGTGAGTACAATAGAATCACAATAGGTACTGATGAGGAAATGGAGATCCTCTTTGCGGGCATTGAGGAGATCCTCGGAAAGGAGTGGGTATGA
- the hisB gene encoding imidazoleglycerol-phosphate dehydratase HisB has translation MRRGKIERATAETQIKLMLELDGEGKYDVDTGCGFLNHMLELFTRHGRFDLAIRCQGDTHVDYHHTVEDVGIALGRAFTQAMGDKRGIRRYGDIVLPMDETLMICAVDISGRDYLGFDVQIPTEKVGDLDTELVKEFFLGFVRNAGVTLHFKQLAGENTHHIIEGMFKAFGRAMGQAVAIDEQFKNQIPSTKGVI, from the coding sequence ATGAGACGGGGAAAGATAGAGCGGGCGACCGCGGAAACACAGATCAAGCTCATGCTGGAACTGGATGGTGAGGGGAAATACGATGTGGACACGGGATGCGGATTCCTGAACCACATGCTGGAGCTCTTCACAAGACACGGCAGGTTTGATCTGGCGATCCGTTGCCAGGGAGACACCCACGTGGATTACCACCACACCGTGGAGGATGTGGGAATCGCGCTGGGGCGCGCGTTCACACAGGCGATGGGAGACAAGCGTGGCATCCGCCGCTACGGCGATATCGTGCTCCCTATGGATGAGACCCTGATGATCTGCGCGGTGGATATTTCCGGTAGAGACTACCTGGGGTTTGACGTACAGATTCCAACGGAGAAGGTGGGGGATTTGGACACCGAACTGGTGAAGGAGTTCTTCCTGGGGTTTGTGCGCAATGCCGGGGTGACCCTGCATTTCAAGCAACTGGCAGGAGAGAACACCCATCACATCATCGAGGGGATGTTCAAGGCGTTTGGACGAGCCATGGGTCAGGCGGTTGCAATTGATGAACAATTCAAAAACCAAATACCATCGACGAAAGGTGTGATATAA
- the hisH gene encoding imidazole glycerol phosphate synthase subunit HisH: MIAIVDYGVGNIFSLSSSLRAIHEEVELVSDPARLREADKIILPGVGAFADAARKLKESGLEEVLLEKCRQGTPLLGICLGMQLLFEESHEYGVTPGLGLVKGKVVSMVPVVPENYKVPHIGWNELHFPKDKEKSPLFRYVEEGSHVYFVHSFYGTECEASTIATTEYGAELTAAVQHGNVFGVQFHPEKSSVVGQKILKAFCEMGG, translated from the coding sequence ATGATAGCGATAGTGGATTACGGCGTGGGTAATATCTTTTCCCTGTCCAGTTCTCTGCGGGCGATCCACGAGGAGGTGGAACTGGTCAGTGATCCGGCCAGGCTCCGAGAGGCAGATAAGATCATTCTGCCGGGAGTAGGCGCGTTTGCGGATGCTGCTCGGAAACTGAAGGAGTCAGGTCTGGAGGAGGTCCTTCTCGAGAAGTGCAGGCAGGGGACTCCTCTTCTGGGGATCTGTCTGGGAATGCAACTGTTATTCGAGGAGAGCCATGAGTACGGGGTGACCCCGGGTCTTGGGCTTGTGAAGGGCAAGGTGGTCTCCATGGTGCCTGTCGTACCGGAGAACTACAAGGTCCCACACATCGGATGGAACGAGCTCCATTTCCCAAAGGATAAGGAGAAGAGCCCGCTTTTCCGGTATGTGGAAGAGGGGAGCCACGTGTACTTTGTCCACTCGTTCTATGGGACGGAGTGTGAGGCATCGACGATCGCTACCACAGAATACGGTGCGGAGTTGACAGCAGCGGTCCAACATGGTAATGTTTTTGGTGTTCAGTTCCACCCTGAGAAGAGCAGTGTGGTGGGGCAGAAGATCCTGAAAGCATTTTGTGAGATGGGAGGATAA
- the hisA gene encoding 1-(5-phosphoribosyl)-5-[(5-phosphoribosylamino)methylideneamino]imidazole-4-carboxamide isomerase → MKIFPAIDLKDGQVVRLLKGDYNKMTVYAEDPLEVAEEFQEAGAEYLHVVDLDGAIDGNTPNFAAVRDIIEGTDLKVEIGGGIRNEEIVVDYAQIGALRVIIGTMAIKDPEFTSRMIRKHGKNVAVGVDIADGKVAIEGWTNVTDTTTDEMFSNLIDEGVRTIICTDIAKDGAMEGTNVELYRKLVEEYGGYVDIIASGGISSLEDLDRIAEIGVPGAIIGKALYTGALDLAEVIERYKD, encoded by the coding sequence ATGAAGATTTTTCCGGCGATTGACCTGAAGGACGGACAGGTCGTAAGACTGCTGAAAGGCGATTACAACAAGATGACTGTGTACGCAGAGGATCCACTGGAGGTGGCGGAGGAATTCCAGGAAGCCGGTGCGGAGTATTTGCACGTGGTGGATCTGGATGGCGCAATTGACGGAAACACTCCCAACTTTGCGGCAGTCAGGGACATCATCGAGGGAACAGATCTGAAGGTTGAGATCGGCGGAGGCATCAGAAACGAGGAAATCGTCGTTGATTATGCACAGATCGGCGCCCTGCGTGTCATCATCGGGACTATGGCCATCAAGGATCCTGAATTCACTTCCAGAATGATCCGTAAGCACGGCAAAAACGTTGCGGTGGGCGTTGATATCGCTGATGGCAAGGTGGCCATCGAGGGTTGGACCAACGTAACAGACACCACTACGGACGAGATGTTCAGCAACCTGATCGATGAAGGGGTCAGAACGATTATCTGTACGGATATTGCCAAAGATGGCGCCATGGAAGGAACCAACGTGGAGCTCTACCGGAAACTGGTGGAGGAGTACGGTGGTTATGTGGATATCATCGCATCCGGGGGGATCTCCTCACTGGAGGATCTGGATCGGATCGCAGAGATCGGCGTGCCGGGTGCGATCATCGGCAAGGCGCTCTACACAGGAGCACTGGATCTGGCAGAAGTCATAGAGAGATATAAGGATTAG
- the hisF gene encoding imidazole glycerol phosphate synthase subunit HisF — MITKRIIPCLDVRDGRVVKGVNFEGLQDVSSPVELGKYYSDNGADELVFYDITASSEGRKLFTEILTEVASTIFIPLTVGGGINTLEDFDRVLKCGADKVSVNSGAIRDPELIGRAAKRYGDQCVVLSVDVKRVDGRFTVFAKGGRENTGIDAIEWIRRGEANGAGEIVVNSIDTDGVKRGFDIEMLKAVCDVVKVPVIASGGAGSIEDFKELFREIPDIDAGLAASIFHFGEVAIPDLKRELAAEGVNVRR, encoded by the coding sequence ATGATCACGAAGAGAATCATACCGTGTCTTGACGTGCGTGATGGACGTGTGGTCAAGGGCGTGAATTTTGAGGGGCTCCAGGACGTATCTTCGCCTGTAGAGCTTGGGAAGTATTACAGCGATAATGGGGCGGATGAGCTGGTGTTCTACGACATCACCGCCTCCAGTGAAGGACGCAAACTCTTTACAGAGATCCTCACCGAGGTGGCCTCTACCATCTTTATCCCCTTGACAGTAGGAGGCGGGATCAACACATTAGAGGATTTTGACCGGGTGCTGAAGTGCGGCGCGGACAAGGTTTCCGTCAATTCCGGAGCCATTCGGGATCCGGAACTGATTGGAAGGGCAGCCAAACGCTACGGTGATCAGTGTGTCGTTCTGTCCGTGGATGTGAAGAGGGTGGATGGTCGGTTTACCGTGTTCGCCAAGGGCGGCAGGGAGAACACCGGCATCGATGCCATCGAGTGGATTCGACGGGGAGAAGCAAACGGTGCCGGGGAGATCGTGGTGAACAGCATCGATACCGATGGTGTCAAGCGCGGATTCGATATCGAGATGCTGAAGGCGGTGTGTGATGTGGTGAAGGTGCCGGTCATTGCCTCTGGTGGAGCAGGCTCCATCGAAGATTTCAAGGAACTGTTTCGCGAGATTCCGGATATCGACGCGGGATTGGCCGCTTCCATCTTCCACTTCGGAGAGGTGGCGATTCCGGACCTGAAGAGAGAGTTGGCGGCAGAAGGAGTGAATGTTAGAAGATGA
- the hisIE gene encoding bifunctional phosphoribosyl-AMP cyclohydrolase/phosphoribosyl-ATP diphosphatase HisIE — translation MINIEELKFDDRGLIPAIVQDVHSKRVLTLAYMNRESLAITLKEKKTCFWSRSRQELWRKGETSGNYQHVVSIIADCDRDALTVLVEKDGPACHLGTDSCFEFPVVGEVDVPADRFDLETLYEMLQDRKEKMPEGSYTSYLFEKGIDKILKKIGEESTEVVIAGKAEDRDETVYEIADLAYHVMVLMVQMGISVEDIRSELESRHIIDHKVKQEKMTK, via the coding sequence ATGATCAATATAGAGGAACTGAAATTTGATGACCGGGGACTGATCCCTGCCATCGTCCAGGACGTACACAGCAAGCGAGTGCTCACTTTGGCATATATGAATCGCGAGAGCCTTGCGATTACCCTGAAGGAGAAGAAGACCTGCTTCTGGTCAAGGTCCCGGCAGGAACTGTGGCGAAAGGGAGAGACCTCCGGTAACTACCAGCATGTGGTGAGTATCATTGCAGACTGTGACAGAGATGCGCTGACGGTGCTGGTGGAGAAAGATGGTCCTGCCTGTCATCTTGGAACGGATTCCTGCTTTGAGTTCCCGGTGGTGGGCGAGGTGGATGTGCCCGCAGATCGGTTTGACCTGGAGACGCTGTACGAGATGTTGCAGGACCGAAAGGAGAAAATGCCAGAGGGATCCTATACTTCCTACCTCTTCGAGAAAGGGATCGACAAGATCCTGAAGAAGATCGGCGAGGAATCCACAGAGGTGGTCATCGCAGGCAAGGCGGAGGATCGAGACGAGACGGTCTATGAGATCGCGGATCTGGCTTATCATGTGATGGTGTTGATGGTGCAGATGGGGATTAGCGTGGAGGATATCCGCAGCGAACTGGAATCCCGTCACATCATCGACCACAAGGTTAAACAGGAGAAAATGACAAAATGA
- a CDS encoding histidinol-phosphatase HisJ family protein produces MKILNRDCDYNLHTHTCYCDGKGTPAEIAVEARKLGFRMLGFSGHEYAPHDLDACMSPESTKQYNLEIEELKSLYQGVMEIHRGIERDYFGGPNGYTYDYVIGSVHYVQKNGVFICVDDTPEILAEGVEKHYGGDWMAMVEDYYALVGDVRRKTGADIIGHLDLVTKFNHDNRFFDENSTRYKKAALRAVAALAKDRPIFEINTGGMARGYRDRPYPADFILEEISRLGCPVILSSDCHDGRSLDFGFREVIEHMERGC; encoded by the coding sequence ATGAAGATCCTGAACCGGGACTGCGATTACAACCTGCACACCCACACCTGTTACTGTGACGGGAAGGGAACGCCGGCGGAGATCGCAGTGGAAGCGCGGAAGCTTGGATTTCGGATGCTGGGTTTCAGCGGGCACGAGTATGCGCCCCATGATCTGGATGCCTGCATGAGTCCCGAGAGCACAAAGCAATACAACCTTGAGATCGAGGAACTGAAGTCACTCTACCAGGGAGTGATGGAGATTCATCGCGGCATCGAGCGAGACTATTTCGGAGGACCGAATGGATATACATACGATTATGTAATCGGCTCGGTCCATTACGTGCAGAAGAACGGGGTATTCATCTGTGTGGATGACACGCCCGAGATACTTGCCGAAGGTGTAGAGAAGCACTACGGCGGTGACTGGATGGCCATGGTGGAGGATTATTATGCACTGGTGGGCGATGTACGTCGGAAGACCGGGGCGGATATTATCGGGCACCTGGATCTGGTGACCAAGTTCAATCACGACAATCGTTTCTTTGATGAGAACAGTACCAGATACAAAAAAGCTGCCCTGAGGGCTGTGGCGGCTCTGGCAAAGGACAGGCCGATCTTTGAGATCAATACCGGAGGCATGGCCCGTGGTTACAGGGACAGGCCATATCCGGCGGATTTCATTCTGGAAGAGATCAGCAGACTGGGATGTCCGGTGATTCTTTCCAGCGACTGCCACGATGGAAGGAGTCTGGATTTTGGATTCAGAGAGGTTATAGAGCATATGGAGAGGGGCTGTTGA
- the tig gene encoding trigger factor, which translates to MTKKKKLIIGISSAAVIVVILALLLIFVFDVFGLFTSSYRLDYDKYIKLGNYKGLEYDKISVSVSDKEVKEEINNRLEAKTETKDETSGTVKDGDTITISYVGKIDGKTFAGGSAENSTITIGETQMIDGFIDGLIGKKVGDKVTLNLKFPKDYQNEDVAGKKVVFDVTIKSKQVKSTPKYNLDFVKENSNSKTLEEYEASVKKDLEKQKTESAEDGVKQTLWSQVVASSKVKKYPKKQLAYEEEQFIKKYKDMAKSYGATWKDFLKQYMQMSEKDFNKQTKEYAKTVVAQKLTMHAIAEKEDLEVSSKEYKNRLDELLKQAGFTKEQFQQQYNQSIEEYAKANDFGSSFLLEKVEQFILDNGKVKAAADKDSKKD; encoded by the coding sequence ATGACTAAGAAAAAGAAACTGATCATCGGAATATCATCCGCGGCTGTGATCGTGGTGATATTGGCGTTATTGCTGATATTCGTCTTTGACGTATTTGGACTCTTTACATCGTCCTATCGTCTTGATTACGACAAGTATATCAAGCTCGGGAACTATAAGGGACTGGAATACGACAAGATCAGCGTCTCCGTTTCCGACAAGGAGGTCAAGGAGGAGATCAACAACCGTCTGGAGGCGAAGACAGAGACCAAGGATGAGACCAGCGGCACTGTCAAGGACGGGGATACCATCACTATCTCCTATGTAGGCAAGATCGACGGAAAGACATTTGCCGGCGGCAGTGCGGAGAACAGCACCATCACCATCGGAGAGACCCAGATGATCGACGGATTCATAGATGGACTGATCGGCAAGAAGGTCGGCGACAAGGTCACCCTCAACCTAAAGTTCCCCAAGGATTACCAGAATGAGGACGTAGCCGGCAAGAAGGTCGTGTTTGACGTGACGATCAAGTCCAAACAGGTCAAGAGCACTCCTAAGTATAATCTCGATTTTGTGAAGGAGAACAGCAACAGCAAGACACTGGAAGAGTACGAGGCCTCCGTCAAGAAGGACCTGGAGAAACAGAAGACAGAGTCTGCAGAAGACGGTGTCAAGCAGACCCTGTGGTCCCAGGTGGTGGCTTCCTCCAAGGTCAAGAAGTACCCGAAGAAGCAGCTGGCCTATGAGGAGGAACAGTTCATCAAGAAATACAAGGACATGGCCAAGAGTTATGGGGCTACATGGAAGGACTTCCTGAAGCAGTATATGCAGATGTCCGAGAAGGATTTCAACAAACAGACCAAGGAGTATGCTAAGACAGTCGTCGCCCAGAAGCTGACCATGCATGCCATCGCTGAGAAGGAGGATCTGGAAGTCAGCAGCAAGGAATATAAGAACAGATTGGACGAATTGCTGAAGCAGGCAGGATTCACCAAGGAGCAGTTCCAGCAACAGTACAATCAGTCTATCGAGGAGTACGCGAAAGCCAATGACTTTGGATCCAGCTTCCTGCTCGAGAAGGTGGAACAGTTCATCTTGGATAACGGCAAGGTGAAAGCCGCTGCAGACAAGGATTCGAAGAAAGACTAG
- the nrdR gene encoding transcriptional regulator NrdR, with amino-acid sequence MKCPYCDSDDTRVIDSRPTEDGHAIRRRRGCEHCGKRFTTYEKVEESIIMIIKKDGRREAFDRNKVINGIIRACEKRPVSLAEIEQITANIERGLNNLMEKEVKSDFIGELVMDELKKIDEVAYVRFASVYRQFTDANTFIKEIEELLATKKN; translated from the coding sequence ATGAAGTGTCCGTATTGTGACAGCGATGATACCAGGGTGATCGATTCCAGACCGACGGAGGACGGTCATGCCATCAGAAGGCGAAGAGGTTGCGAACACTGTGGCAAACGGTTCACCACCTATGAGAAGGTAGAGGAATCCATCATCATGATCATCAAGAAAGACGGACGCCGTGAGGCGTTTGACCGAAACAAGGTGATCAACGGGATTATCCGCGCCTGTGAGAAACGGCCTGTCTCCCTTGCGGAGATTGAGCAGATCACAGCGAACATAGAGCGAGGGTTGAACAACCTCATGGAGAAAGAAGTGAAAAGCGATTTTATCGGTGAACTGGTTATGGATGAACTGAAGAAGATCGACGAGGTCGCCTACGTCCGATTCGCATCTGTATACAGACAGTTTACCGATGCCAATACTTTCATCAAGGAAATCGAGGAACTGCTTGCAACCAAGAAGAATTAA